From Indicator indicator isolate 239-I01 chromosome 12, UM_Iind_1.1, whole genome shotgun sequence:
agccctctccagttctctgtcactcttacaggaaagaagtttttccaagCATACATCTTGGGTTGAAATCTCAGCATTCAGCGAGGTGTGCACTATCACAACAGAAATCCTCCTCAAGATGCTTTTGGGAATTCTACAGTTGCAAGGTACCATCCACAAGACCTCCACCCATCTGCTAGGCAGCCATGAGATCCTGGTACCCAACAGTGACATGTCAATTCTGATGAGCTGCATACATGGTGTTGGACCACACCATCCCCACGCCCTCTGCACAGAGGTCCCTCTACATAAAAAGCCTGTAAGGAAGAGTCACTCACGCTTCTGCTTTGGGATCTTTTCTGTCTTCAAACTCCTTTTCAGCTTTTTTGAGCTCTTCCTGGGCTTCTTCCACCTGTTTCTTCTTGGCATCAATCTGTGAAGGTAAATACAAAGTAAGCCCACattcctgtccttcctgaaggtTTCAGAtgcctccctctttcccttttctctgccaCATTGGAATAGCCTAATGAGAAATTGAAGAGCAAAGACAACAACTTGTTCCATGcagcatctgctggagggaaagCATTTCACAGCATCTTGCAAAAGATCCTCACAGCTTGGATACCAGAAACACTTGCAGCTCTTATCTGGTCATCTTGTGCAACTGCCTGAATTTGGCTTGtgacagtgctggagccctcTGCAAAGTCCAAAGTTCAGCACTAGAGTGTTAACAAAAGCTGAGGTCAATTACAAGTGTTAGCTTGATATATTTCCATATCAGATCCTTGACATTTCAGCTGGTCCTCCTGCTAACAGCCAGCATGGCCAACTAACGTGGTTGGTGGGCCAACTAACGTGGTTGGTGGGCCAACTAACGTGGTTGGTGGGCCAACTAACGTGGTTGGTGGGCCAACTAGTTTCTCTGGTTCAGAGCTACCTGTTTTGAAGTTGTGCCACCACAGAAGGAATCCAGCTTGGTTTGAAGGCACCAAGAGAGTGCCAAGAGTGCTTCATCCAGTATTTGAGCTTACCCCATCCCTCTGCACTGATTAAAGAAGCCACTACTCCTGGTTCACTCCCTGCCACGCCTGATCAATGTGATCTCTTCAGGCATCAGGTAATTCGCCTTCTCTCTCCCAACCTTCCTCCTCCCAAAAACAGATCAGAGGTTAGATCAGATTTGGAGGCTCTCAGCTTGGTCTGCCTCACCTTGATTTGGAGGTTCTTCATTGACTTCTCAAAGGTTTTTGGTGTAGACCTCTGatggttgcacaggatggccaCAGCTCGGTTAGCTCGGTTGTAGGAGAGGAGCTTTCCTGCAACGCTGTCTTCAGCTGGAAGTCAATGGGAGCTTCACTGTCTCCTTTGTCGGAGCTCAGGAAACAGGGAACAGAGCAGGACAACAGTGAGCTCTTTGTCTTTCCCATTATTTCTCAGGGAAGAACAATACTGGTGGTGGAAACTGGTGAAGGACACTTAAGCATCACTGAATCTGACACTGTGCCTCATTGCTCATGTATCCAAGGTAGACAAAAAAGAATACACCCaagcagcaaagcaagaaagggggaaaacacTCCCAGCTTGGCTGCAGATCAGCGTACTGCTGAGCAGGTAACTATCTGAACcatatagaatggtttgagaagggaccttaagatcaccaagttccaaaccccctgccatgggctgagaCGCCTCCCattagaccagattgctcaaagcttcatccagcctgatcctaaacacttccagggaagaagcacCCACACCTTatctggacaacccattcccaACATACCACCCTGCAATATGGTGCATCACcttccagggaggagcaggcagtcCTAGGGATGCCAAGGTAATGGATGGACACCAGAGCCCACTGTCCATGCAATGCAGCTGGTGAGACCACAACCACTGTTAGTAACTCACACTTAGTTAGTGCCTTGAGCTGCTCCTGCAAGGTGATGGAGGCATTGTAGGTTCTGAACACTTTGGCTGTCAAACCATCCATCAGTCTCTGGAGATGTCTGTTCAAGATGCTtgtctggagaaaggaagatAGGACAAAGTGTGGAAGAAATGAAGAGAACAAGCAGAACCCAGGACAATAAGCACTTGCTTTTCAGACCATCTTTCATCTAAGCAACCAAATTaggcattaaaaatatttcccatAGCTTGTAGATGTACTTGTTGGGTCAGGCCCTCACCTGTCTGAAACTGACACAAATTCCTCCTAAAGCTACAAAGAATTTCCCTGGATGTCAACAATTTCTGCCCACCTAGGTCATATCTGTTATGTCTGTCCGGTGGAGCGCATCTGGGTGCAGTTGGGACTGGAAACAGAAGATGCTAAGAAGTGTCATCTAGGGCTTGGAGGAAGCCTTACATGCACCAAGAAAGCCTATCCCAGATGAAGTCTGTATGaccagagaggagcagcctcTTCAGATGGGCAAGTGGCTTTGTAAGGAGTGCAGGTAGAGAAGGAGCAGGGGTGGTAGCATACAATATCCTGCACtaaaaaagaggagggagaaggtttTTGTAGGGGAGTAGCTCAGGAGGGAAGGTTGCAGCACATCTCTCCAGGAGCCCTTCATACTTCTACTGAGCCCTGGTGAGGTATGAAAGCATCAGACAGTTAAGGTTTGACACCTCCAGCAATGCCCTGAGCATCATGTGCGTGGGCAGATCTTCCCTggttaaaaaagaaacccaagcaGATGAGCTGGAGGGAAGGTAGCAGAAAGTCACCTCCTTAGCAACGACACAGTTTGCTCATGGGTGCAGAAGGCAGCCAGGCCTTCATTCAGAGAAGCAAAGAGGATATCAGTgaagaaagaagatgaaaaaaacctATTATGGTATCTAAATAGGGTCTCCAGACAGCTACAGTGGTGTCTCCAATAATTAAACCCAAAATAAGGGATGACACTGatgcagcaccacagcctgggAGCCTGAAGGTTGGACAGGACCATCAGGTTGGACTGCAGGTTTGCTTCTACTCCCTCCAGGtcaattttgttttaaaagcttaGAGATGACCACTCACATTGAGCCTATCAAAGAGGTCATCTCCTGGGTCCTTGTTCCTCATGAACAGTTGCAGGTTCTTGAACAcctaaagaagaagaaaggatggCCCCAGTCAGGAACAACAATGCAAATAGCTCCCAgacatctccatctccatctgccTCCTCATCTAGATGGACTCTAATCCAGACCTGTGCCTAACTTCTTACAACTCCTCCAATCTTCTCAACTTTAAGAGCTGTCACTGTGGACCTCAAAGCCACTGGTGCCACAGGCTGCCCCCACCTTTGCTATCTCTGTCACTCCAGTTTCCACACAAACACCCCTAGAATCATCTATCCCATGggcaaagcagaaaggaaggtATCAATAAGGACAGTTCAAGTCCTAATGGCTACTAGCCAAGTGAAGATGCTCCAGCAGGAGGCAGGACTTCTCTCTCATGGTTCATCAGCTAGAAGAACCTTGAAAGCCCTAAAgattcttcctttttcccagGATGGGGCCATCAAGTTTGTGTCCTCATCACCCAGCATTGTAGTAGCTCAGGTGCATGCTGCCACCATGGTGTTAAAACACAGAAGGCATCTTTGGAACAGGTTTTGGAAGAGAATTTGGGGCTGATGACCACTGAGTGAACCAAGCCAACCCTGCACCAAATTTCACACCAGTCACTGTCTCTGTTTCTGCCCCACTCACCAGCTTCTCCACCGACACTTTGTTGTAGTACCGGATGGAGTCTTTCCCCAGGAAGTCAAACTCCACCACATGCTCCTCTCCATCCAGCTTGGGGTGCAGTTTGAGGTGTTCCACAcgcagggagcagcagccaaCTGTGTCTGCagtctccccttcctccttctcatTGCCAGCTCGCAGGGCCAGCTGGAAGGAGACAGAGTCATCACCCCAGCCCAACTCAGTTCCCCTTTCCAAGGTGATTAAAGTGGATGTGAACaccaggagagggaaaagaaacctTTCTAGGGGAGTGCCTCGCTGACTGCCTGCTGGGACCCTGGTGGAAACAAGCAGTGACTTCCTTCTTATTTCTCTAAGAAACTCTAAAACATCTCCCCAAACTAGGAGTCATCCACCTCTCCAGTGGGGTCTTTGCcttcacagacacacacatgcagGTGAAGTCCATGAGGACAGCTCCTACACTGTCACACAGCTATATCTTCACACAAGCATCAGCAGATAGTGAAATCATacaatagtttgggttggaaaagacctttatgaccattaagtccaaccattaactcagcattaccaagtccaccacttaAACCGCATCCCTCAGCACCGTATCTCATGGCTTTGACACCCCTCccgtgatggtgactccaccactgccctgggcagcctgggccaggctttgacaacctTCCTTTcccaaccctcaaggggaaaacgtttttccttatgtccaaacTAAACATTCCCTAGttcaacttgaggctgtttcttcttctcctgctATTTGTTCCTTGGGACAAGAGATTGATcttcacctggctccaacctcctttcagggagttgtagagagccagaagtctcccctcagcctccttttctccaagctaaacaaccccagttccctcagctgctcctcaccagacctgttctccagacccttcaccagctttgttggccTTCTGTGaatccactccagcacctcagtatctttcttttctgagaaacccaaaacagaacccagtgtttgaggtggggcctcagcagtgcccagcagaggggGGGCAATCACCATCCTTCATGATCAGTTCCAGATTCCTCACACGGAGCGACCCTGGCCAGGACCAACCAGCACACTCCAAACACCTACAGGACTGGTGGATCAGGTAAGCTAAATCCCAGCCTCCACAGGGACAGAGGACCTTGGGGCTAGGTAGAAGCTGCAGATACCTTATCAATGAAGTAGAGGGCCACTGCTATTTGCCGCTTCCTTGTCTCCCGGGACTTCCAGTCAGCTTGGTACTCAGCACGGATTTTGTGCACGACATCCTTCAAGCGCCGGGCTACCTCATACTTCTGCCAGTCCTTCTCCCCCTGGAAAGACAGGGCAAAACTCAGTGACACATCTTCCTTCCATCCCTACCAGGGAGATCCTGCTctaggaacacctccagcatcTAAATACTCCTCAAAGCCCGTTGTTTTCTTGAGAAGACACTCCATGAAGTGGAAAAAATCAGAGCAAATCCAGCTCCTCTGGAGTTTCTATGCcctctgctggtggtgctggaccTGGGATCGTGGCCAAGTCTGTGCTGCTTCAGAGTCTGGAGGTGTTCCTCCACCAGctagcagccagcacacagtgAAGTGATGCAGGGCTGTGGCCTCTGTTGTTTGGACTTGCCCAGTTGTGCCCAACTTGTTCCCAGTGTCTTTATTTGCTTTGGGGAATGGAAATAGCTTTAAGTGACCTTTCCCTGCTGGCCTTTCGCTTCCTGCCTTGCATGGCACTACAGGTGGTGATCCCATCTGCTCCTACCCTCCATTTACCAGCATAAATCATGGATTAACAGaactgttttgcttggaaaagaccaagTGTTAATCAAACACtgtcaagtccaccactaatccacatccctcaacaccacatctgcatggctttgaagtccctccagtgatggggattCCATCACTGCCTTGCACAGCCTGGtctagggcttgacaaccctttccatgaaggaattattcctaatatccaagctaaacaccccttggggcaacttgaggccattccctcttgccttttcatttgggagaaaagaccaacccctgTCTGGCTCCAACtgcctttcagggaattgtagagagcaaaaaggtctctgagcctccttttctccaggctgaacaacctcagttccctcagtcaaTCCTCACaaaacttgttctccagacccttcatcagctacattgcccttctctggacacacttcaacacctcaatgtccttcttggagcatggaacccaaaactgaacacaggattcaaggtgtggcctcagagtccagtccagggggacaacccctgccctggttctgctggccacagtattttcaatacatttttcttgatgtgccacttctctgctttcccctAACCTTtccacctggaaaaaaaaaaaaaaaaaaaaaaaaacctgttggCCCAAAAGACAACAACTCTGCCTGAACAGCAACATCACTCCAACCTTCAGCTTGGAGCTGGGGTTCAGCATGATGTACTTCAGACTATTCTGGATGTTCTCTGTCCAGGAGGCCAGCCAGGTAACAGTGTTGTCAGAGCGCACCTCCTTCCACTTGTGCCCCTCTGGAGGTGTGGGGATCTTGGAGTCCCTGTGAGTAGAGAAGGTTTGACAGCCCTCAGACCACGAAGAAGAAACAGGTCATCAGCTCAACTGCTTCTTCAAAGGGAGCCAAGGATGTTCAACATATTGCAGCATTACTTGCAGAAAACATACAACCCATCCAAAATTGTTCCACAACACAGAGTGGGTTGTGTTGgcagggacctttaaaggtcatctagtccagcactcctgcagtcagcagggacatctgcaactagagtaggttgctca
This genomic window contains:
- the TOP1MT gene encoding DNA topoisomerase I, mitochondrial isoform X2, whose amino-acid sequence is MLDHEYTTKEIFQNNFFSDWRKEMTSEEQEIIKHLDKCDFSEIHKYFVDKSEARKALSKEEKQKLKEEADKIQEEYGYCTLDGHREKIGNFKTEPPGLFRGRGNHPKMGMLKKRIMPEDVIINCSKDSKIPTPPEGHKWKEVRSDNTVTWLASWTENIQNSLKYIMLNPSSKLKGEKDWQKYEVARRLKDVVHKIRAEYQADWKSRETRKRQIAVALYFIDKLALRAGNEKEEGETADTVGCCSLRVEHLKLHPKLDGEEHVVEFDFLGKDSIRYYNKVSVEKLVFKNLQLFMRNKDPGDDLFDRLNTSILNRHLQRLMDGLTAKVFRTYNASITLQEQLKALTKSEDSVAGKLLSYNRANRAVAILCNHQRSTPKTFEKSMKNLQIKIDAKKKQVEEAQEELKKAEKEFEDRKDPKAEANVEKKKKLLKRLEDQLAKLNVQATDKEENKEIALGTSKLNYLDPRISIAWCKKFGVPIEKIYNKTQREKFAWAIDMTDEDFEF